In the genome of Nitrospira japonica, one region contains:
- a CDS encoding cryptochrome/photolyase family protein → MRGVVWFRRDLRLADQPALTAACEECDEIIPLFVFDEPLLQSRAFGDACVNFMLGCLDDLAERLASLGVPLRWRRGDPAVEVPSAVLEWKADAVYWNRDYEPAAIFRDRTVEVELMQRGVQVRSFKDHVIFEADEVQSATGGPLQRYGAYRARWWTKWQAAKPAILPVPKTLSSRGAQCPVSCPVIPSPDILGYDRVPVRIEPGERNAVKRLRRFVKGPLHRYAAGRNRPAIDGSSMLSPHFRFGTLSARTAVRAALDSLTGSGPVSRADVVTWIDELIWREFFQQVLAAFPHVAEGPFRETSAPPARQPGQERDRLYRAWCEGRTGYPIVDAGMRQLNETGWMHNRVRMITASFMIKDLRLDWRSGERYFMRQLIDADVAANNGNWQWCASTGTDAMRGYRIFNPALQSKKFDSDGVYIRTYVPELDRVSSAHIHEPHLMTLEAQRRAGCRIGYDYPAPIVDHGQARREYLDLAKRRVAQ, encoded by the coding sequence ATGCGTGGAGTCGTCTGGTTCAGACGGGATCTCCGCCTCGCGGATCAGCCGGCGTTGACCGCTGCGTGCGAAGAGTGCGACGAGATCATTCCCCTCTTTGTGTTCGACGAACCGCTTCTGCAATCCCGGGCCTTCGGCGACGCCTGCGTAAACTTTATGCTCGGGTGCCTGGATGACCTGGCGGAGCGTCTGGCCTCCTTGGGGGTACCGCTGCGATGGCGGCGGGGAGATCCGGCGGTTGAGGTGCCGTCTGCCGTGCTGGAGTGGAAGGCTGACGCCGTGTACTGGAACCGCGATTATGAACCCGCGGCAATTTTCCGGGACCGGACCGTTGAGGTCGAATTGATGCAGCGAGGCGTACAGGTTCGCTCTTTCAAAGACCACGTAATTTTTGAGGCGGACGAAGTCCAAAGCGCCACCGGGGGGCCTCTGCAGCGCTACGGCGCATATCGGGCGCGCTGGTGGACGAAGTGGCAGGCGGCGAAACCGGCCATCCTACCCGTTCCGAAAACGCTCTCCTCGAGGGGAGCGCAGTGTCCCGTTTCCTGCCCCGTTATTCCGTCTCCGGACATCCTCGGGTACGATCGCGTGCCGGTCCGGATCGAGCCCGGCGAACGAAACGCCGTCAAGCGATTGCGACGGTTCGTCAAAGGGCCGCTTCACCGGTATGCGGCCGGGCGCAACCGGCCGGCAATCGATGGAAGTTCGATGCTGTCGCCTCATTTTCGGTTCGGAACCCTCTCGGCGCGCACGGCTGTCCGGGCGGCGCTTGATTCCCTGACCGGTAGCGGGCCTGTCTCACGCGCGGACGTTGTCACGTGGATCGACGAGCTGATCTGGCGCGAATTCTTCCAGCAAGTCCTTGCCGCCTTCCCGCATGTGGCTGAGGGACCGTTTCGCGAAACTTCAGCTCCTCCGGCTCGCCAGCCGGGTCAGGAACGGGACCGGCTCTATCGGGCCTGGTGCGAAGGACGAACCGGCTATCCGATCGTGGACGCCGGCATGCGCCAGCTCAATGAAACCGGCTGGATGCACAATCGGGTGCGCATGATCACCGCGTCATTCATGATCAAGGATCTGCGACTGGACTGGCGGAGCGGAGAACGATACTTCATGCGGCAGCTGATCGATGCCGATGTCGCGGCGAACAACGGCAATTGGCAATGGTGTGCCTCGACCGGGACGGACGCGATGCGCGGATACCGGATTTTCAATCCCGCGCTTCAGAGCAAGAAATTCGATTCCGACGGCGTCTACATCCGAACGTACGTCCCGGAACTCGACAGGGTGTCTTCCGCGCATATCCACGAGCCGCATCTCATGACTCTCGAAGCGCAGCGGCGTGCCGGCTGCCGTATCGGGTACGACTACCCGGCTCCAATTGTGGACCATGGGCAAGCGCGGCGGGAGTATCTGGATCTGGCCAAACGACGGGTAGCGCAATGA
- a CDS encoding 2-thiouracil desulfurase family protein, whose translation MTAHPIRLGISRCLLGDQVRYDGGHKRDHFLTEVLSRHVEWVPVCPEVEAGFGTPREAMRLEGGPRSLTLMTVESRRNMTEPMMLFVQRKVDALEEADLSGYVFKKESPSCGMDGVRVFDRRGRAGRSGAGLFTRAFRERFPLVPIEDEERLSDGMIREHFIERVFCYHRWRALSLDAPTRQAVVRFHTIHKYLLMAHAAAPYRALGRLVAQAHRYRPMDLVGQYGLLFMKALAEMTTKRKQANVFHHLVGHLKGRLKSHERAELDAAIHDYHQGAVPLIVPLTLVKYFVAKYEIEYVGAQTFLNPYPEELMVSHGM comes from the coding sequence ATGACCGCGCATCCGATCCGCCTCGGCATCAGCCGTTGTCTCCTCGGCGACCAGGTTCGTTACGATGGAGGGCACAAGCGCGACCATTTTTTGACCGAGGTTCTGAGCCGTCACGTGGAATGGGTTCCCGTGTGTCCTGAGGTAGAAGCCGGATTCGGCACGCCGCGCGAGGCCATGCGATTGGAGGGAGGCCCGCGTTCGCTCACGCTCATGACGGTAGAAAGCCGGCGGAACATGACCGAGCCGATGATGCTGTTCGTCCAACGTAAGGTTGACGCACTGGAAGAAGCAGACCTCTCCGGTTACGTCTTCAAGAAGGAGTCGCCGAGCTGCGGGATGGACGGAGTTCGCGTGTTCGACCGGCGGGGAAGGGCGGGGCGAAGCGGCGCAGGGCTCTTTACTCGCGCGTTCCGTGAGCGGTTTCCGCTCGTCCCGATCGAAGACGAGGAGCGGCTGTCGGACGGTATGATTCGAGAACACTTCATCGAGCGCGTCTTCTGCTATCACCGATGGCGTGCGCTCTCGCTGGATGCTCCGACGAGACAGGCCGTGGTCCGCTTTCACACGATTCACAAATACCTCCTGATGGCTCATGCGGCTGCGCCCTACCGGGCATTGGGTCGTCTCGTCGCCCAAGCACACCGGTATCGGCCAATGGACCTGGTGGGACAATACGGCCTGCTTTTCATGAAGGCGTTGGCGGAAATGACGACCAAACGTAAACAGGCCAATGTCTTCCATCATCTGGTCGGACACCTGAAGGGACGGTTGAAATCCCATGAACGTGCTGAGCTGGATGCTGCAATCCATGACTATCATCAGGGCGCGGTGCCTCTCATCGTTCCGCTCACATTGGTCAAGTACTTTGTGGCAAAGTATGAAATCGAGTATGTCGGGGCGCAGACCTTTCTGAATCCCTATCCCGAGGAACTCATGGTCAGTCACGGCATGTAA
- a CDS encoding sirohydrochlorin chelatase, with amino-acid sequence MAKAKGVILVGHGGIPKDCPQELVTKLKRLEGQRRAAHAPPSPEELELDKKIRHWPRTDVTDSYQAGLESVARQLRTRLKDVWFAVAYNEFCTPTLEEAVNDLVARGAEQIIVATTMFTPGGSHSEIEIPEILDRLRLEHPTVVLRYAWPFDLSAVADLLHGQVERFV; translated from the coding sequence ATGGCAAAGGCAAAGGGAGTCATCCTGGTCGGCCATGGGGGCATACCGAAGGATTGCCCGCAGGAACTGGTGACCAAACTGAAGCGGTTGGAGGGGCAACGCCGTGCGGCTCATGCGCCCCCATCTCCGGAAGAGCTCGAGTTGGACAAGAAAATCCGGCATTGGCCCAGGACGGACGTCACGGATTCTTACCAGGCAGGGCTGGAATCTGTGGCCCGTCAGCTTCGCACGAGGTTAAAGGATGTGTGGTTTGCCGTTGCCTACAATGAGTTTTGTACGCCGACCTTGGAGGAAGCCGTCAACGACCTGGTCGCTCGAGGCGCGGAACAGATCATTGTTGCGACCACCATGTTTACACCGGGCGGGTCGCATTCGGAGATCGAAATCCCCGAAATTCTTGATCGATTGCGTCTGGAACACCCGACAGTGGTCTTGCGCTATGCCTGGCCGTTCGATCTTTCAGCCGTCGCTGATCTCCTGCACGGACAAGTTGAGAGATTTGTCTGA
- a CDS encoding DUF6496 domain-containing protein, with product MARYGKSAQKSVKRAMHQKKRGQLKSGKSGKRVTSRKQAVAIGLSEARRKGAKVPRPSK from the coding sequence ATGGCACGATATGGTAAAAGCGCGCAGAAGTCCGTGAAGCGTGCAATGCATCAAAAAAAGCGGGGCCAATTGAAGAGTGGTAAAAGCGGCAAGCGCGTCACGAGCAGAAAACAGGCGGTTGCGATCGGCTTGTCGGAAGCCAGGCGAAAGGGGGCAAAAGTCCCTCGCCCCTCGAAGTGA
- a CDS encoding S1 domain-containing protein produces the protein MRHLLLSLSLVGAVACWSGAAHAANPMSDKEASPTLGERLTKDTVSGTLMKMEGEYYWIKDNDGKETRIHVDKSSKIDKVVVGDHVKAYVTDRGHTTTLQRAD, from the coding sequence ATGAGACACCTGTTGCTTTCACTCTCACTAGTCGGAGCCGTGGCATGTTGGAGCGGCGCCGCTCACGCGGCAAATCCCATGTCGGATAAGGAAGCCTCACCCACTTTGGGAGAGCGCCTGACAAAAGATACGGTTTCGGGCACGTTAATGAAAATGGAAGGCGAGTACTATTGGATCAAGGACAACGACGGAAAGGAAACCAGGATCCATGTGGATAAGAGCAGTAAGATAGACAAGGTGGTTGTCGGCGATCACGTGAAAGCCTATGTGACCGATCGAGGTCATACGACGACCCTTCAACGCGCTGATTGA
- a CDS encoding ShlB/FhaC/HecB family hemolysin secretion/activation protein — MKRQRMGQGTTPHTRGYRWAAALLVMIASALPWPSRAETVGGDHLLVKGFSFTGNTVVSQMELERLTQPYIGQSLALPDLERVAGTVQDLYKNKGYTLATAYIPQQDIRFGVVNIAILEGRVGEIVVTGNQHYSTEFIRGSFAQAMEDNVIRNVALERALLLLNDYPDLKVSAVLEPGTSTGSTNVQVKAEDKRPLHASLDFNNYGFNTISRYRIGAGVEAGNVLFDGATLNLNGIIGNHPDQLLFGFGSYAVPIGVHGTKLVLSGSGGMFNVGAELAALGIEGRIQTFDASVTHPFIKTRFQSLLADFGFAGKNNQLFTLSQQTGDDRIRELKLGINYDRLDLSGRTYFSLYGFQGLGEALGGMSNNDPQSTRLGADDRFTKGTLMAGRVQSLGHDLLLLLRASGQLTTRPLVVIEQMLLGGPDSVRGYQLGERFVDEGYTLSAETRIPFFTSLMPNALKQTQGSVFIDYGAGRLKNPQPGEISSTSLTGTGVGLQTELPYFSTKFRCDVGFPLGPTPSGGTISGGRSPTIYIQAIARF, encoded by the coding sequence GTGAAGCGACAACGGATGGGCCAGGGAACAACTCCTCATACGCGCGGGTATCGATGGGCGGCCGCCCTCCTCGTCATGATCGCCTCGGCCCTGCCGTGGCCGAGCCGCGCCGAAACGGTCGGCGGCGACCATCTGTTGGTCAAAGGCTTTTCGTTCACCGGGAACACGGTCGTCTCACAAATGGAACTGGAGAGGCTGACTCAGCCGTACATCGGTCAGTCGCTCGCATTACCGGACCTTGAGCGAGTGGCCGGGACCGTCCAGGATCTCTATAAGAACAAGGGCTATACGCTCGCCACCGCCTACATTCCCCAACAGGACATCCGGTTCGGCGTGGTGAACATTGCCATCCTCGAGGGCCGGGTGGGAGAGATCGTCGTCACCGGCAACCAACACTATTCGACGGAATTCATCCGCGGCAGTTTTGCCCAGGCCATGGAAGACAACGTTATCCGCAATGTGGCGTTGGAGCGGGCGCTGCTGTTGCTCAACGATTACCCGGACCTCAAGGTATCGGCCGTCCTGGAACCGGGCACCTCGACCGGTTCGACGAACGTTCAGGTGAAAGCCGAGGACAAGCGCCCGCTCCATGCGTCGTTGGATTTCAACAACTACGGCTTCAACACGATTTCCCGTTACCGCATCGGCGCAGGAGTCGAAGCCGGGAACGTCCTGTTCGACGGCGCCACCCTCAATTTGAACGGCATCATCGGAAACCATCCCGATCAGTTGCTGTTCGGATTCGGCTCATACGCGGTGCCTATCGGCGTGCATGGAACCAAGCTGGTCCTCTCCGGATCGGGAGGCATGTTCAACGTGGGAGCGGAACTGGCGGCATTGGGCATCGAAGGCCGCATCCAGACGTTCGACGCCTCGGTGACGCATCCCTTCATCAAGACACGGTTTCAATCCCTGCTTGCCGATTTCGGTTTTGCGGGAAAAAACAATCAGCTCTTCACGCTCAGTCAACAAACCGGGGACGACCGGATTCGCGAGTTGAAGCTGGGAATCAATTACGATCGCCTCGACCTGTCCGGTCGCACCTATTTCTCGCTGTACGGATTCCAAGGTCTCGGAGAAGCACTTGGAGGCATGTCGAACAACGATCCTCAATCGACCAGACTGGGCGCCGACGATCGATTCACCAAGGGAACCCTGATGGCAGGTCGGGTGCAGAGCCTGGGGCATGACCTCCTCCTGCTCTTGAGAGCAAGCGGCCAGCTGACCACCCGACCCCTGGTCGTCATCGAACAGATGCTGCTGGGCGGGCCGGACTCCGTACGGGGCTATCAACTGGGCGAACGCTTTGTCGATGAAGGCTATACCCTTTCAGCCGAAACGCGCATTCCCTTTTTCACGTCCCTGATGCCCAACGCGTTGAAGCAAACCCAGGGGTCAGTCTTCATCGATTATGGTGCCGGCCGACTGAAGAATCCTCAGCCCGGCGAGATCAGCTCGACCAGCCTGACCGGCACCGGCGTCGGCCTGCAGACGGAGTTGCCGTATTTTTCCACCAAGTTCCGCTGCGACGTGGGCTTTCCCCTGGGTCCCACACCAAGCGGCGGAACGATATCCGGAGGTCGTTCCCCCACCATTTATATACAGGCCATCGCAAGGTTCTGA
- the pyrE gene encoding orotate phosphoribosyltransferase translates to MTIGDSTMTEMKGELARAFHETQSFKWDSQKGFVLASGERSPYYVDCRSLMAHPSARRLVGMLANEALVGSDIDCLGGLEIGAISIATTISDCGYQAIPRRDWRTFVVRKQAKDHGLGKLVEGAARPGDRALIVDDVLTSGGSLLKAVAAARGMGLIVRQALVIVDRKEQNGRARVEQEGVSLIALLTIEDLTRQGATPV, encoded by the coding sequence ATGACGATCGGTGACTCGACGATGACGGAGATGAAGGGTGAGCTGGCCCGAGCCTTTCACGAGACTCAGTCGTTCAAATGGGATTCACAGAAGGGATTCGTTCTGGCTTCCGGCGAGAGGAGTCCCTATTACGTCGATTGTCGCTCCCTCATGGCGCACCCGTCGGCGCGGCGCCTCGTCGGAATGTTGGCCAATGAGGCATTGGTTGGAAGCGATATCGATTGCCTCGGTGGACTCGAGATCGGGGCCATTTCGATCGCGACGACGATCTCGGATTGCGGATATCAGGCTATCCCACGCCGCGACTGGCGTACGTTTGTCGTGCGCAAGCAGGCGAAAGACCATGGTCTGGGGAAATTGGTCGAAGGAGCCGCACGTCCGGGAGACCGGGCGCTCATCGTCGATGATGTATTGACGAGCGGAGGTTCCCTGCTGAAGGCGGTGGCGGCCGCCCGCGGGATGGGGTTGATCGTCCGGCAGGCGCTCGTGATCGTGGACCGGAAGGAGCAAAATGGACGTGCACGTGTGGAGCAAGAGGGGGTCTCGCTCATCGCGTTGCTGACGATCGAAGATCTGACTCGTCAGGGGGCGACGCCGGTCTAA
- a CDS encoding rhodanese-like domain-containing protein, with translation MRTRLATCMAWTVAVFVLTIGTVSADHSYLLTVQQLRAGLNKAGSPDRKGFVLIDVRSPEEHAGGYIPGTDFNIDFREIKARHRELGADYGDHIVVYCQSGRRSGIAAEALADLGYTRVYNVSGSMNAWMEAGYPIASAGR, from the coding sequence ATGAGGACGCGACTTGCAACATGCATGGCCTGGACAGTGGCGGTGTTTGTGCTCACGATTGGAACGGTGTCGGCTGACCATTCGTATCTTCTCACCGTGCAACAACTCCGAGCCGGATTGAACAAGGCCGGTTCTCCGGATCGGAAGGGATTCGTGCTCATCGACGTCCGCTCTCCCGAAGAGCACGCGGGAGGCTATATTCCGGGGACTGATTTCAATATCGATTTCCGCGAAATCAAGGCTCGTCACCGGGAACTGGGCGCCGACTACGGCGATCACATCGTCGTCTATTGTCAGTCGGGCCGTCGCAGCGGCATCGCGGCGGAGGCGCTGGCAGATCTCGGATACACGCGGGTGTATAACGTGAGCGGCAGCATGAATGCCTGGATGGAAGCGGGCTATCCCATTGCCTCAGCGGGTCGCTGA
- a CDS encoding hybrid sensor histidine kinase/response regulator, whose translation MSQPLRLLHLEDNPVDAELVLATLTESGLTCASHRVDTRTTFLAALKAGSIDLILADYSLPGFDGMSALALARQYAPDIPFLFVSALIGEELAIDAMHQGATDYVLKQRLGRLVPSVQRALRERDERRERQRAEQALRQSEKQFRQAQKMEAVGRLAGGIAHDFNNLLTVIMGYGHVLSTELGSDHPLHGKIDETLKAGERAAMLIRQLLTFSRKQPLEPKLLAMNGVITNLEGMLRRLIGADIRLVISLDPSNSQVRADQAQLEQVVMNLVVNARDAMTNGGILTIESALVDITTSPPYHVRPLTPGPYVRLSVSDTGCGMDRQTRSHLFEPFYTTKEEGKGSGLGLSTVFGIVTQCGGAIDVSSRPGHGARFDIYFPNVRGEILSPAHEEHGPPRRGTETILLVEDDTSVRMLVRDELRKLGYHVIESKNGVEACLLASQHVGSLHLLLTDMVMPGMGGRELANHLLIIKPDLRILFMSGYTDDVGILSGQDDDTTAFLQKPFTPEVLAQTVRQLLDTVIPGSRTLTGRSPGRKR comes from the coding sequence GTGAGCCAGCCGCTCCGTCTGCTGCATCTTGAGGACAATCCGGTCGACGCCGAATTGGTGCTGGCGACGTTGACCGAGTCAGGACTCACGTGCGCCTCTCATCGGGTGGATACCCGTACCACCTTCCTGGCCGCGCTCAAGGCGGGATCCATTGACCTGATCCTGGCCGACTACTCTCTGCCTGGATTCGACGGCATGAGCGCCCTCGCCCTGGCCCGCCAGTATGCGCCGGACATTCCCTTCCTGTTCGTCTCGGCCCTGATCGGCGAAGAACTCGCCATCGACGCGATGCACCAGGGGGCGACGGATTACGTGCTGAAGCAGCGCCTGGGCAGGCTCGTCCCCTCAGTTCAGCGCGCATTGAGGGAGCGCGACGAGCGACGGGAGCGGCAACGGGCCGAACAGGCCCTCAGGCAGAGCGAGAAGCAATTTCGCCAGGCGCAAAAAATGGAAGCCGTCGGACGCCTGGCCGGAGGCATCGCGCATGACTTCAACAACCTCCTGACCGTGATTATGGGATACGGCCACGTGCTGTCGACCGAGTTGGGATCGGATCACCCGCTGCACGGCAAGATCGACGAAACTCTCAAGGCCGGCGAACGGGCCGCCATGCTGATCCGTCAGCTTCTGACGTTCAGTCGAAAGCAGCCTCTCGAGCCGAAGCTCCTCGCCATGAATGGCGTCATCACGAACCTGGAAGGCATGCTGCGCCGTCTGATCGGCGCCGACATTCGCCTGGTCATTTCGCTCGATCCTTCCAACAGTCAGGTGCGAGCTGATCAAGCCCAGTTGGAGCAAGTGGTGATGAACTTGGTCGTCAACGCCAGGGACGCAATGACCAACGGCGGGATCTTGACGATCGAATCGGCCCTAGTGGACATTACGACGAGTCCTCCGTATCACGTCCGGCCGCTGACACCGGGACCGTACGTCAGACTGTCGGTGAGCGATACGGGCTGCGGCATGGATCGCCAGACACGCTCACACCTTTTCGAACCGTTTTATACGACGAAAGAGGAGGGGAAAGGCAGCGGGTTGGGGCTGTCGACCGTCTTCGGAATCGTCACGCAATGCGGCGGCGCGATCGACGTCAGCAGCCGCCCCGGACACGGCGCGAGATTCGACATCTATTTTCCCAACGTGCGCGGCGAAATCCTTTCGCCGGCACACGAAGAACATGGTCCGCCCCGACGGGGTACTGAAACCATCCTCCTGGTCGAGGACGATACGAGCGTGCGGATGCTCGTCCGCGACGAACTCCGAAAGTTGGGCTATCATGTCATCGAGTCGAAAAACGGGGTGGAGGCCTGTTTGCTCGCCAGCCAGCATGTCGGATCCTTGCACCTGCTGCTGACCGACATGGTCATGCCCGGCATGGGCGGACGGGAATTGGCGAACCACCTCCTGATCATCAAGCCGGATCTCCGCATTCTGTTCATGTCGGGATACACGGACGACGTTGGAATTCTGTCCGGCCAAGATGACGACACCACCGCATTTCTCCAGAAACCGTTTACGCCGGAAGTATTGGCGCAAACGGTCCGCCAGCTTCTCGATACGGTCATCCCAGGGTCAAGGACCCTGACGGGACGTTCGCCAGGACGGAAGCGCTGA
- a CDS encoding response regulator, with product MTTVKPILLAEDNPRDAELALAAMEEHHIADKVVVCHDGAEVLDYLYCRGSYRGRQQGNPAVVFLDLKMPKVDGLEVLRTIKNDADLKPIPVVMLTSSREERDLAESYALGANAYVVKPVEFHQFITAVKELGVFWGVINEPPPPGLESRS from the coding sequence ATGACGACCGTCAAACCCATCCTGCTCGCTGAAGACAATCCACGGGACGCGGAACTGGCGCTGGCCGCCATGGAAGAGCATCATATTGCCGACAAGGTCGTCGTCTGTCATGACGGGGCCGAGGTGCTCGACTACCTGTATTGTCGGGGCTCCTATCGGGGACGCCAACAAGGCAACCCGGCGGTCGTCTTCCTGGATCTCAAAATGCCGAAAGTCGACGGGCTCGAAGTGTTGCGGACCATCAAGAACGACGCCGACCTCAAACCGATTCCGGTCGTCATGCTGACGTCGTCGAGGGAAGAACGCGACCTCGCCGAGAGCTACGCCCTGGGAGCCAATGCGTACGTGGTCAAACCGGTTGAGTTTCATCAATTCATCACCGCGGTCAAGGAGCTGGGAGTCTTTTGGGGGGTCATCAACGAGCCACCGCCGCCCGGCCTCGAGTCTCGATCCTAA